One region of Triticum aestivum cultivar Chinese Spring chromosome 6B, IWGSC CS RefSeq v2.1, whole genome shotgun sequence genomic DNA includes:
- the LOC123136298 gene encoding golgin subfamily A member 4 isoform X1, with amino-acid sequence MDQKGRGRGRGGGGGGRGGGGGDNSRTDLLAAGRKKLQQFRKKKEKKGPGKKAEADADEGASKAGANGEEAVPEPKSPVGLKFLAGESGSGHSTPFEEATMSQEEQCNGQGPATEEPSVVDNADVVPVLEDADDPSVQNISISEQGNSDHGSPGQGDGDDSAVQATSSDVGGDLIGAQPGEVDGEKMPISEESIIPQVSSQGDIANDGSNQVGGHQEVQIDPVERTSSSDSKEAMEVPIPSLGLVADNANMGEEGTQEMEVGVSGRSSDGNIQDVEPTVSGEIGMEVGHEAAMDLAASQEIPGRGDTDDEANGVGKEAVQEDAGTSNTNAIDEAVTTHGLDLSVEKVDSALCGGAVSQGFMPYRLDEYIQGHLYVMTLSRDLLQLQLDEGTHLNSDVTLSSDEILKLQVQLKESEESKVAAHEEIQQCRHELTNLNTVKGELELIVASQKQEIDASNSKCEQLEIELRSSKENAQQISSELADCQSLLEALQKENIELTENLALEEKTRKEVQEQQEHLSGENEKLLSQLSELEHSLASVKEVMNAGSSRCGSLEAELCSFKENMEHTWTELTNCRALLETSQKDNVELSAEFAVESEATKKLKEDNVFLHTENERLLSDLSELNDELHLSYAKHKQLELHVRDMETHMEQLKDQLIEESLRATNSSDIYQSVIKELNAKCNVVLDQAETVACQKHDRLASSKITVENAERTITSPEFVCEGNNQHSHPLFDEKDSSNCTALQSLKGHLEVAKGELHELQKLVERMSSRSGGRVLVSKLIQSFEVKGNQEETGMSEGEHDELKKLTQGMLCCLVEKFKLMTSDLAKAEKYVVGLCDRIELSSKSEVQHEAERQLTAVFEARMDELSEKLSNYKNTIDQLHIQLANVQQDADDHAGKLTNQAELLHNDITERISILEKERASLSGLLSEVTNKLSSLVGTMYPNDLGASEGLGFSILDSVDLAAKSIQSLQDKLESAQSDNAKLSTSLSEIKKAHSDVQDRNEHASRMVKNTYDSLQEFLLNSLGNSDEASAGDSAEEPIEALFSHLGGAIEQLKNLLHDRHSLQSNNANLESRLLSKCEEVEEISLRCSSLMKNMDDMCLLNEELKLVSSSKSEALDELHGRCLSIAEKMVQHSADPTSMVLPLMSNSGEAETFSKEHHISTTLLPCIEEGVASCNEKLENAVEKIHLAKICLQNAHIFDQISFDKWSLPLPALIKEEIVPQVCDLQSKMDQLSELNIHLETEIPVLRDGLKKLDEALETSRTELQERSSELEQSEQKLSSFKEKLGIAVAKGKALIVQRDGLKQSLAEKSGELEKLSQELESKDALVKELEAKLKSYTEADRIEALESELSYIRNSATALRDSFILKDSVLQRIEEVLEDLDMPERFHSRDIVEKIELLSKMAVGASFTLPDGDKRSSMDGHSESGVAMDSTSDEQISISNPGSDEIKNKYDELHRRFYELAEHNNMLEQSLVERNSIVQKWEEVLGQVSIPPQFRMLEPEDKITWLGNRLLEVEHERDTLHSKIEHLEDSSEMLITDLEESHKRISELSAEVIAIKAEKDFFSESLDKLRFEFLGLSEKAVQDEFVRDNLQKDLAELQEKLAEKAKESKHYHDMEIEVHELLDLVRNVLQDGTNAEIPSGGGAVLCLGELLRKVLDHYETLLSESTLSNVAEKEIHLDETKLSNDASTSETGRDDKESVLNTLSNQLEHACKSLALVEQQRDEAAEKARLLMLEVEMLHAQINQLQEDDSEQTQKYQSLVLELELVSKQRDNLQEKLNQSDELEHARRSLALAEQQRDEAVEKTQSLLLEVEMAHARINRLQEGGAEQTQKYQSLVLELELAGKQRDDLQEKLNQEEQKCTSLREKLNIAVRKGKGLVQQKDSLKQTIEEMNAVIEKLKNEREQLIESLESEKTLLMGRLTENEKNLHDTTEYLSRLLNALSTVDIAREFDTDPITKVGKIAQVYLDQQATVASSQNEVKKLKRATELLLTELNEAQERADNLQEELVKEEAALSESSKQNNVIESARADAVRHLEHITYMQAQAARKQIDHLKELNSTSRQLREVCFDLSHRLASAFSKDVDLISYMESFMKSSGKWMDGTNMVDIPITYNGMLTSSISSKNTHIPNASLEFTVNDTDGTQMLHHLAIACHAVSDCVKDCNDLKRNIDEHGFSIDQKATELAEVMSNLQNRFTSQNNELESLRENILELQSEIKEKEEESSSLRRNMSLLYEACTSSVSEIEGMTGMGSGTGSYSVVQNHLFSYDHIKSVVERLGAAVKTTQYSNEGNTKELKATVLELQQELQGKDVQISTISSELASQIREAESYAKQLSVELDDARMQVHNLEEHVEMLLNQKKALETQASELKDLETVASEQHGRIKELTDELSRKDQEIEGLMQALDEEEKELEVLENKSNDLEQMLQEKEFSLKSLEDSRTKALTKLATTVEKFDELHSLSESLLAEVESLQSQLQERDSEISFLRQEVTRSTNELLTTEDSNKQYSSQINDFVKWLETALMQFGVHCESADDHDYTQVPVYMDMLDKKIVSLISESDELRVAVQSKDSSLQVERTKMEELLRKSEALEASLSQKDSQIGMLRRDRTMGQPRSINLPGTSEIEQMNDKVSPAAVVTQIRGARKVNNDQVAIDVEMHKDKPLDDEDDDKAHGFKSLTMSRIVPKFTRPISDRIDGMWASGDRLLMRQPTLRLGVLIYWIALHALLVSFI; translated from the exons ATGGATCAGAAgggccgcggccgcggccgtggcggcggagggggaggccgcgggggcgggggcggggacaATAGCCGCACCGATCTCCTCGCTGCCGGGCGCAAGAAG CTGCAGCAGTtcaggaagaagaaggagaaaaagGGTCCCGGGAAGAAGGCAGAAGCCGACGCCGACGAGGGGGCTTCGAAAGCGGGTGCCAATGGGGAGGAGGCCGTGCCGGAGCCGAAGTCTCCTGTTGGGCTGAagttccttgccggggagagtggcaGCGGCCATAGCACGCCATTTGAG GAAGCAACCATGTCGCAGGAGGAGCAATGCAACGGCCAGGGGCCTGCTACTGAGGAACCAAGCGTTGTGGACAATGCAGATGTTGTGCCTGTACTGGAGGACGCTGATGACCCTAGTGTGCAGAATATCAGTATCAGTGAGCAGGGGAATTCGGATCATGGAAGTCCTGggcaaggagatggtgatgatTCAGCAGTTCAGGCTACCAGTTCAGATGTTGGTGGTGATCTTATAGGAGCTCAGCCTGGGGAGGTGGATGGCGAGAAAATGCCCATTTCAGAGGAGAGCATTATACCCCAGGTTTCTTCTCAAGGTGACATAGCCAATGACGGTAGCAACCAAGTAGGGGGACACCAGGAGGTGCAGATAGATCCTGTTGAGAGGACAAGTAGTTCTGATTCCAAGGAAGCCATGGAGGTGCCAATTCCTTCTCTCGGCCTCGTGGCTGATAATGCTAATATGGGTGAAGAAGGAACTCAAGAAATGGAGGTGGGTGTTTCTGGGAGGTCATCAGATGGCAATATACAAGATGTTGAACCCACAGTTTCTGGCGAAATAGGCATGGAGGTTGGGCATGAAGCAGCAATGGATCTTGCAGCTTCACAAGAAATTCCTGGACGAGGAGACACTGATGATGAAGCTAATGGAGTGGGCAAAGAAGCTGTTCAAGAAGATGCAGGTACAAGTAACACAAATGCAATAGATGAAGCTGTCACTACACATGGATTGGATTTATCTGTTGAAAAGGTTGATTCAGCTTTATGTGGTGGTGCTGTATCTCAGGGCTTCATGCCATATCGCCTTGATGAATATATTCAGGGGCATCTGTATGTGATGACTCTGTCGAGGGATTTGCTCCAGTTGCAGCTAGATGAAGGCACCCACCTGAATTCAGATGTCACACTGTCTTCTGATGAAATTCTCAAACTCCAGGTACAGCTGAAAGAATCTGAAGAGAGCAAAGTAGCAGCCCATGAAGAGATTCAGCAATGTAGACATGAGCTCACGAACCTGAATACTGTTAAGGGAGAACTTGAACTAATCGTGGCTTCTCAGAAACAAGAAATTGACGCTAGCAACAGCAAATGTGAACAGCTGGAGATCGAGTTGCGGTCCTCCAAGGAGAATGCACAACAAATCTCGAGTGAATTAGCTGACTGCCAATCATTGCTGGAAGCTCTACAAAAGGAGAACATAGAGCTAACAGAAAACCTTGCTCTCGAGGAAAAAACCAGAAAGGAGGttcaggagcagcaagaacatctGTCTGGTGAAAACGAGAAGCTTCTGTCACAGCTGTCTGAGCTTGAACATAGCTTAGCTTCTGTGAAAGAGGTAATGAATGCTGGCAGTAGCAGGTGCGGAAGTTTGGAGGCTGAGCTGTGTTCCTTCAAGGAGAACATGGAACACACGTGGACTGAATTAACAAATTGCAGGGCTTTATTGGAAACGTCGCAAAAAGATAATGTTGAGTTATCTGCAGAGTTTGCTGTTGAATCGGAAGCAACCAAGAAACTGAAGGAGGATAATGTATTCCTACATACTGAGAACGAGAGGCTTTTGTCAGATCTGTCTGAACTAAATGATGAATTGCATCTTTCATACGCCAAACATAAACAGCTTGAGTTGCATGTCAGAGATATGGAGACACACATGGAACAACTGAAAGACCAACTAATCGAGGAAAGTCTGCGTGCAACTAACAGTTCCGATATTTACCAATCTGTAATTAAAGAGCTGAATGCTAAGTGCAATGTGGTGCTAGACCAAGCCGAGACAGTCGCGTGTCAAAAACATGATCGCCTGGCCTCATCGAAAATCACTGTTGAAAATGCTGAAAGAACAATTACAAGTCCTGAGTTTGTTTGTGAGGGTAACAATCAGCATTCTCATCCTCTATTTGACGAGAAAGATTCAAGTAACTGTACTGCTTTGCAGTCACTGAAAGGACATCTAGAGGTTGCTAAAGGTGAATTGCATGAACTTCAAAAATTAGTGGAGCGGATGTCCTCTAGGTCCGGTGGACGTGTTCTCGTGTCAAAACTCATCCAATCCTTTGAGGTAAAAGGAAACCAGGAAGAAACTGGAATGTCTGAAGGGGAACATGATGAATTAAAAAAGTTAACTCAGGGGATGTTATGCTGCCTCGTTGAAAAATTCAAGTTGATGACTTCAGATCTTGCAAAGGCTGAAAAGTATGTTGTCGGACTGTGTGACAGAATAGAGCTTTCAAGTAAGTCTGAAGTGCAGCATGAAGCAGAAAGACAGCTCACTGCAGTTTTTGAGGCCAGAATGGATGAGCTCTCTGAGAAGCTAAGCAACTACAAGAACACAATTGATCAACTGCACATTCAGCTTGCTAACGTACAACAAGATGCAGATGATCATGCTGGGAAGCTCACTAATCAGGCAGAACTTTTGCATAACGATATAACAGAAAGGATTTCAATTCTTGAGAAGGAAAGGGCATCTCTATCAGGTTTGCTCAGTGAAGTTACCAACAAGCTCAGCTCTTTGGTAGGTACTATGTACCCTAATGATTTGGGTGCAAGCGAAGGTCTCGGGTTTAGTATTTTGGACTCTGTGGATCTCGCTGCTAAATCAATCCAAAGTCTTCAGGACAAATTAGAGTCTGCTCAAAGCGATAATGCTAAACTCAGTACTTCTCTTTCGGAGATCAAGAAAGCACATTCTGATGTTCAAGATAGGAATGAACATGCATCTAGAATGGTTAAGAACACGTATGATTCCTTACAGGAGTTTCTACTCAACTCGCTTGGAAATTCAGATGAAGCAAGTGCAGGAGATAGTGCTGAGGAGCCAATTGAAGCTCTGTTTAGTCATCTTGGAGGAGCCATCGAGCAGTTGAAGAATCTATTGCATGACCGTCATTCTTTGCAATCAAACAATGCTAACCTGGAGTCAAGATTGTTGAGCAAATGTGAAGAAGTTGAAGAAATCAGCTTGAGATGcagttctttaatgaaaaatatggATGACATGTGCTTGCTGAACGAGGAGCTTAAATTAGTTTCTTCAAGTAAAAGTGAAGCGTTGGATGAGCTGCATGGTAGATGCCTCTCTATAGCAGAAAAAATGGTTCAACACTCTGCAGATCCTACCTCAATGGTTCTTCCTTTGATGTCTAATAGTGGTGAAGCTGAAACGTTCAGCAAGGAGCATCATATTTCTACCACATTACTGCCATGTATTGAGGAGGGTGTAGCTTCATGCAATGAGAAACTTGAAAATGCAGTTGAAAAAATCCACTTAGCAAAGATATGCTTGCAAAATGCCCATATTTTTGACCAAATTTCATTTGACAAGTGGTCCTTGCCCTTGCCTGCGTTGATCAAAGAAGAAATTGTACCCCAGGTTTGTGACTTGCAGAGCAAAATGGACCAGCTCAGTGAATTGAACATTCACTTAGAGACTGAAATTCCAGTTCTCAGGGATGGCTTGAAAAAGCTTGATGAAGCTCTTGAAACTTCACGTACTGAGCTTCAGGAAAGGTCTTCTGAACTTGAACAGTCAGAACAGAAACTTTCTTCTTTTAAGGAAAAACTTGGTATTGCTGTTGCCAAAGGTAAAGCCTTGATAGTGCAACGTGACGGCCTTAAGCAGTCTCTTGCGGAGAAGTCTGGTGAGCTTGAGAAGCTCTCACAGGAACTGGAATCAAAGGATGCATTAGTGAAAGAGTTGGAAGCCAAGCTCAAATCCTATACAGAGGCAGATCGAATTGAAGCTTTGGAGTCAGAACTCTCATACATACGGAATTCAGCTACTGCTTTAAGGGATTCATTTATTCTGAAAGACTCTGTTCTTCAGAGaattgaagaagtcttagaagatCTAGATATGCCAGAGCGTTTTCATTCTAGAGACATTGTTGAGAAAATAGAACTGTTGTCAAAGATGGCTGTTGGTGCTTCTTTTACCTTGCCTGATGGTGATAAGAGATCATCTATGGATGGGCATTCTGAGTCTGGTGTGGCCATGGATAGCACAAGTGATGAACAGATCTCAATATCAAATCCAGGGTCAGATGAAATAAAGAACAAATATGACGAGTTGCATAGGAGATTCTATGAACTGGCTGAGCACAACAACATGTTGGAACAGTCTCTAGTGGAGAGGAACAGTATTGTACAGAAATGGGAAGAAGTCCTTGGTCAGGTTAGCATTCCCCCGCAGTTCAGAATGTTGGAACCAGAAGATAAGATAACTTGGCTGGGAAACAGATTATTGGAGGTCGAGCATGAAAGAGACACGTTACATTCGAAGATTGAGCACCTTGAGGATTCCTCTGAGATGCTAATTACTGATCTAGAAGAATCACACAAAAGGATTTCTGAGCTCAGTGCAGAGGTCATTGCTATAAAGGCCGAAAAGGACTTCTTCTCAGAGAGCCTGGATAAACTGAGATTTGAGTTCCTTGGACTCTCTGAGAAAGCAGTTCAAGATGAGTTTGTCAGAGATAACTTGCAAAAAGATCTAGCTGAACTACAGGAGAAGTTAGCTGAAAAGGCAAAGGAGAGCAAGCACTATCATGATATGGAAATAGAGGTACACGAACTACTTGATTTGGTGCGAAATGTGCTGCAGGATGGTACTAATGCTGAAATTCCATCTGGTGGTGGTGCTGTACTGTGCTTGGGTGAACTTTTGAGGAAAGTTTTAGACCATTATGAAACTCTTTTGTCAGAGTCGACTCTAAGCAATGTTGCCGAGAAGGAAATTCATTTAGATGAAACCAAGCTGTCTAACGACGCTTCTACATCAGAGACTGGTAGAGATGACAAAGAGAGTGTACTGAATACTTTGAGTAATCAGTTGGAGCATGCTTGCAAGAGTCTGGCCTTAGTTGAGCAGCAGCGTGATGAAGCAGCTGAGAAGGCACGATTACTAATGCTGGAGGTGGAGATGCTACATGCTCAAATAAACCAATTGCAGGAAGATGATTCTGAGCAGACTCAAAAATACCAGTCGCTTGTGCTTGAACTGGAATTAGTGAGTAAGCAGCGGGATAATCTGCAAGAAAAGCTGAATCAGAGTGATGAGTTAGAGCATGCTCGCCGTAGTTTGGCCTTAGCCGAGCAACAGCGTGATGAAGCTGTGGAGAAGACACAATCACTATTACTGGAAGTGGAGATGGCACATGCTCGAATAAACCGGCTGCAAGAAGGTGGTGCTGAGCAAACTCAAAAGTATCAGTCGCTTGTGCTTGAACTAGAATTAGCGGGTAAGCAGCGGGATGATCTGCAAGAGAAGCTAAATCAGGAGGAGCAAAAGTGCACTTCACTGAGAGAGAAACTGAATATCGCTGTCAGAAAAGGGAAAGGCCTGGTGCAACAAAAAGATAGCTTGAAGCAAACTATAGAAGAGATGAATGCTGTGATAGAAAAACTTAAAAATGAAAGGGAACAACTCATAGAATCACTTGAATCTGAGAAAACACTATTGATGGGCCGGTTAACTGAAAATGAGAAGAACTTGCACGATACAACGGAATACTTGAGTAGATTGTTAAATGCTTTGAGTACAGTGGACATCGCTCGAGAATTTGATACAGATCCAATCACCAAGGTTGGAAAAATTGCACAGGTTTACCTGGACCAACAGGCAACAGTGGCTTCATCACAAAATGAAGTGAAGAAATTGAAACGAGCAACAGAGCTGCTTCTAACTGAGTTAAATGAAGCTCAGGAGAGGGCCGATAACCTGCAGGAGGAATTAGTCAAGGAAGAAGCTGCACTTTCTGAATCCTCTAAACAGAACAATGTTATAGAGTCTGCAAGAGCGGATGCTGTTCGCCACCTTGAACATATTACCTATATGCAGGCACAGGCAGCAAGGAAGCAAATAGATCATTTGAAGGAGTTGAACTCTACCAGTCGTCAACTAAGAGAGGTCTGCTTTGACCTTTCACATCGCCTCGCCAGCGCATTCAGCAAAGATGTGGACCTTATCAGCTATATGGAGAGCTTCATGAAATCTTCTGGTAAATGGATGGATGGCACAAATATGGTGGACATACCTATCACTTATAATGGGATGTTAACCAGTAGCATAAGCAGCAAG AATACTCATATTCCAAATGCTTCGCTGGAATTCACGGTGAATGATACTGATGGAACTCAGATGTTACATCATCTTGCTATTGCATGCCATGCTGTATCTGATTGTGTAAAGGATTGCAATGATCTCAAAAGGAATATTGACGAGCATGGTTTTTCAATTGACCAGAAAGCAACAGAGTTAGCTGAAGTTATGTCCAACTTGCAGAACAGATTCACCTCCCAAAATAACGAGTTGGAATCATTGAGAGAAAACATTCTTGAACTACAGTCAGAGATCAAAGAGAAGGAAGAGGAGAGTTCATCATTGCGTAGAAATATGAGTTTGCTTTACGAAGCATGTACTAGTTCAGTTTCTGAGATTGAAGGAATGACTGGTATGGGTTCTGGTACTGGGAGCTATTCTGTTGTGCAGAACCATTTATTTTCATATGATCATATAAAATCAGTCGTCGAGCGGTTAGGTGCAGCCGTAAAGACTACTCAGTATAGCAATGAAGGGAACACAAAGGAACTAAAGGCTACTGTTCTTGAGTTGCAGCAGGAGCTTCAGGGAAAAGATGTGCAAATTAGCACAATCAGTTCGGAGCTTGCATCTCAGATAAGGGAAGCTGAATCTTATGCGAAGCAGCTTTCTGTTGAGCTTGACGATGCAAGAATGCAAGTACACAATTTGGAAGAACATGTTGAGATGTTGCTTAATCAGAAGAAAGCTTTAGAGACCCAAGCAAGTGAGCTTAAAGATTTGGAGACAGTGGCAAGTGAGCAGCATGGAAGAATAAAAGAGTTGACTGATGAACTGAGCAGAAAAGACCAAG AGATTGAAGGTTTGATGCAAGCACTTGACGAAGAAGAAAAGGAGCTTGAAGTCTTGGAGAACAAAAGCAATGACTTGGAGCAGATGCTGCAAGAAAAAGAATTTTCTTTGAAGAGCCTTGAAGATTCTAGGACAAAAGCTCTGACTAAACTTGCAACCACTGTCGAGAAGTTTGACGAGTTGCATAGCTTGTCTGAAAGTCTTCTTGCAGAAGTGGAAAGCCTTCAGTCACAATTGCAAGAGAGAGATTCAGAGATCTCGTTTCTGCGCCAAGAAGTCACAAGGAGTACTAATGAACTATTAACCACTGAAGATAGCAACAAGCAGTACTCATCGCAGATAAATGATTTTGTTAAGTGGTTAGAAACTGCGCTGATGCAGTTTGGTGTGCATTGTGAGAGCGCAGATGACCATGATTACACTCAGGTTCCAGTATATATGGACATGTTGGACAAAAAAATAGTGTCGTTGATATCTGAATCAGATGAATTGAGGGTTGCTGTGCAAAGCAAAGATTCTTCACTACAGGTCGAGAGGACCAAAATGGAAGAGTTGTTGCGTAAATCAGAGGCTCTAGAAGCTTCTTTGAGCCAAAAGGATTCTCAGATAGGGATGCTTCGTCGA